A part of Cryptococcus gattii WM276 chromosome G, complete sequence genomic DNA contains:
- a CDS encoding Hypothetical protein (Similar to SGTC gene model, INSD accession EAL19623.1; CNBG2510) → MSFFSDTDDSPPPQPPSNRAPSAAASSFTDRLRSTIPPGLSHPPLGQPISSSSSYGASGSGSRREERAISEFDEEAYYRELGIGDDDESEVPGTPTSNVFGSLSPSRNPYGVTHDGAGRRSVEIGFGVGLGESSATDWEKIDEELEIEDMDDVRKMGLVWTRERGTADIMPWEGELVDSLLDKLEQQQKMVSALRSDPQTSEEEHFKLMLVQTEMERVKYLVRSYVRTRLHKIEKFSYHITLSPELHNLLSGAELSHAQRYTELLHTHFQHSVLDSLPESFRRLDETYGDGTSMVTKPNKQIPVLIYVRKDCGEINLESGEQALLAKGTTHLVKYSLIERWINLGWVEVL, encoded by the exons ATGTCTTTTTTTTCAGACACCGATGACTCCCCTCCACCACAGCCACCCTCTAACCGCGCCCCTTCTGCGGCTGCTTCCTCTTTTACCGACCGGCTCCGTTCAACAATCCCACCAGGGTTATCTCACCCTCCTCTGGGACAGCCGATAAGCTCATCTAGTTCTTATGGTGCCAGTGGAAGCGGATCaaggagggaagaaagggCAATTTCCGAATTTGATGAAGAGGCCTACTATCGAGAATTAGGGATTGGGGATGATGACGAATCCGAAGTCCCTGGTACGCCAACCTCTAATGTATTTGGCTCGCTTTCTCCATCTCGGAACCCCTATGGTGTAACTCATGACGGTGCAGGCCGTAGAAGTGTGGAAATTGGCTTTGGAGTGGGTCTTGGAGAGAGTAGCGCTACGGATTGGGAAAAAATCGACGAAGAACTGGAGATTGAGGACATGGATGACGTACGAAAGATGGGTTTGGTTTGGACTCGTGAAAGGGGCACAGCAGATATTATGCCGTGGGAGGGCGAGCTCGTGGACTCACTTCTGGATAAGCTCGAGCAACAG CAAAAGATGGTGTCTGCCCTTCGTTCAGATCCGCAAACctcggaagaagaacatTTCAAACTCATGTTGGTGCAGACAGAAATGGAACGAGTCAAGTATCTGGTGAGATCATATGTGAGAACAAGATTGCACAAG ATTGAAAAGTTCTCGTATCATATCACTTTATCACCGGAGCTGCACAACCTGCTGTCCGGCGCGGAATTGTCACATGCTCAGAG ATACACCGAGCTGCTTCATACACATTTCCAGCATTCTGTCCTTGATAGTCTACCCGAATCTTTCAGGAGATTGGACGAGACTTATGGCGATGGGACATCGATGG TAACAAAACCGAACAAGCAAATTCCGGTACTCATTTATGTGCGGAAAGACTGCGGAGAAATCAACCTAGAAAG CGGTGAGCAAGCTCTTTTGGCCAAAGGCACTACGCATCTGGTGAAGTACAGTCTCATAGAACGATGGATCAACCTGGGATGGGTTGAAGTCTTATAA
- a CDS encoding Hypothetical protein (Similar to SGTC gene model, INSD accession EAL19624.1; CNBG2520), with protein sequence MPSLTESLDALAHHSEQIAYLSTLNASPPGPFTTAYLHLSPPHLSHLGKGNVLELIRDASDAERRLFKFVGESNLPGAAGGGGNKRVEKREGGVVTPLKELKRGGGDGEAEKDEVEVMLRTALKLVEDYRPMPRARAHVINLLDQHHRNLDRLAELEMLIAEVSKPVDTPASPPAQSEKKEGPQQEPVKLTPEEAIKAEECALRALEAKIIPLRRVSQPSQDEQLLNPQDMVPPLGRNIPQSPPPSQPQYQFEPQPTPCQAQSAQPRTPGRSMPHVTNSLVNATPRHAIERLERAERIDRFSPLKLITPRAPGTLRGEGTIFGRRIGSSSASSSKLGAGLRTSMSDKRASDEEAGETSHTPAPAIVDAPSTTLEAAPDPSPAGEDPDETMRLTRVSPSPASPIKTAAAESKLPAPPSTPKKFHLPVEGLLQPVPDIDVLAQTPQICADGKLGGVDTDAEAVKTGVEKIWSNVGDIMRQGLESGETVEKDTISSVRHLIHLSKSNLPPPPSPSTSSSLSSFSHGGLPPPKPITSETILFAHLFLSILRVSSNSDGPPGEVDMNEIKESLGNVAKEKGWDGAGGLGTKVIYAAVGKRVVKIERKGGGAGRVRFAD encoded by the exons ATGCCCTCATTGACAGAGTCACTCGACGCTCTCGCACATCATTCTGAACAGATCGCCTACCTATCAACCCTCAACGCTTCTCCCCCAGGCCCATTCACCACCGCCTATCTCCACCTATCCCCTCCCCATCTCTCCCATCTCGGAAAAGGAAACGTTCTTGAACTCATCCGCGATGCATCAGACGCTGAACGGAGACTCTTCAAGTTTGTAGGCGAGAGTAATTTACCTGGAGCCGCCGGCGGAGGAGGAAATAAACGGGTCGAAAAGAGGGAAGGCGGGGTGGTGACGCCATTGAAAGAGTTGAAGCGTGGCGGAGGTGATGGAGAAGCCGAGAAAGATGAGGTGGAAGTCATGCTGAGGACGGCATTGAAACTTGTTGAGGACTA TCGCCCCATGCCGAGGGCGAGAGCGCATGTCATCAATCTGTTAGATCAGCACCATAGGAATTTGGATCGATTGGCAGAGCTTGAGATGCTTATTGCTGAA GTTAGCAAACCGGTCGACACACCTGCTTCTCCGCCCGCTCAATcagaaaaaaaggaaggaCCTCAACAGGAACCTGTGAAACTTACCCCAGAAGAAGCTATTAAGGCAGAAGAATGCGCTCTTCGAGCGCTGGAAGCTAAAATAATACCTTTACGTCGTGTTTCTCAACCATCGCAAGACGAGCAGTTATTGAACCCACAAGATATGGTGCCTCCACTGGGCAGGAACATTCCTCAGTCGCCTCCACCATCCCAACCTCAATATCAATTCGAACCTCAGCCTACACCGTGTCAAGCGCAATCTGCTCAACCTCGTACTCCTGGCCGATCTATGCCGCACGTCACCAACTCGCTCGTCAATGCCACGCCACGTCATGCTATTGAAAGGCTGGAAAGGGCAGAGAGAATCGACAGATTTAGTCCGCTGAAGCTGATCACACCCCGAGCGCCTGGGACCTTGAGAGGAGAAGGCACCATCTTTGGTAGACGGATAGGGTCTTCATCTGCGTCTAGCTCGAAACTTGGGGCAGGGTTACGGACCTCGATGTCGGACAAGAGAGCATCAGACGAAGAAGCTGGGGAAACTTCGCACACCCCTGCACCAGCCATCGTTGATGCTCCATCAACGACTTTGGAAGCTGCGCCTGATCCAAGTCCCGCTGGTGAAGACCCTGATGAGACAATGAGGTTGACTCGGGTGTCGCCATCACCTGCGAGCCCCATCAAAACAGCTGCGGCAGAATCCAAGCTACCCGCTCCGCCCTCGACGCCCAAAAAATTTCATTTGCCCGTTGAAGGACTTCTTCAACCAGTTCCCGATATAGATGTATTGGCTCAAACACCGCAAATTTGCGCAGACGGCAAGCTGGGCGGGGTTGATACCGATGCCGAAGCTGTTAAGACTGGCGTG GAAAAAATCTGGAGTAATGTAGGAGACATTATGAGACAAGGGCTTGAAAGCGGTGAGACTGTAGAGAAGGACACGATATCTTCAGT GAGGCATCTCATACATCTTTCTAAATCTAATCTccctccaccaccatctccaagcacatcctcttccctctcttcattctccCACGGCGGCCTACCTCCACCGAAGCCTATAACCTCTGAAACAATTTTATTTGCACATTTATTTCTCTCGATCCTTCGCGTCTCATCCAATTCGGACGGACCACCTGGGGAAGTGGACATGAATGAGATCAAGGAGTCTCTTGGGAATGTTgcaaaggaaaaaggaTGGGACGGAGCTGGAGGTTTGGGAACAAAGGTTATCTATGCGGCAGTGGGTAAGAGAGTGGTCAAGATTGagaggaagggaggaggagctggTAGAGTTAGATTTGCAGACTGA